A window of Elusimicrobiota bacterium contains these coding sequences:
- a CDS encoding DUF2148 domain-containing protein yields the protein MKNSGIEKNAASTIAELMCAAARTAPKARGRDNLLYAIITEDTEKEQIAKVMEQIAAEEPNRVKVMTRDAQGIRKCMALLLFGTKFAYYDLNCSFCGWPTCEQAKQHRAQCIYAAHDLGLAIGSACAIAGVHHIDNRVMYSVGYAARKMKLLGDDAGIIFGIPLSITGKNIFFDRA from the coding sequence ATGAAAAATTCCGGAATTGAAAAAAATGCAGCATCAACCATAGCGGAACTAATGTGCGCGGCAGCGCGTACCGCACCAAAAGCGCGGGGACGGGATAACCTGTTATACGCAATAATTACTGAAGATACGGAGAAAGAGCAAATTGCGAAGGTTATGGAACAAATCGCGGCAGAAGAACCCAACCGCGTAAAAGTAATGACCCGCGACGCACAGGGTATACGTAAATGTATGGCACTACTTTTATTTGGAACAAAATTTGCGTATTATGACCTTAACTGCAGTTTCTGCGGGTGGCCTACCTGCGAACAAGCAAAGCAACACCGTGCACAGTGTATATACGCCGCGCATGATCTTGGCCTGGCAATAGGATCAGCCTGTGCGATTGCCGGGGTACACCACATAGATAATCGTGTAATGTACAGCGTCGGTTACGCTGCAAGAAAAATGAAACTCCTTGGCGACGATGCTGGGATTATCTTTGGCATACCTTTATCTATAACCGGTAAAAACATTTTTTTTGACAGGGCATAA
- the thiE gene encoding thiamine phosphate synthase, which translates to MEIKGYYFITDTGLSKKGNLEDVTAAVCAGVRVVQYREKGLTNSIKLDEARKLQNICSGKCLFIINDDVELAVKIGADGVHVGQMDMIYSEVRVLMGKNKVVGVTVHNLEEAVAAELAGADYLGVSPVFPTTTKVDAGKPGGVELVRSIRRVVKVPIVAIGGISIGNASEVIAAGADAICAISAVVASNDVAVEIIKFQRLFK; encoded by the coding sequence GTGGAAATAAAGGGATACTACTTTATTACTGACACTGGATTGAGTAAAAAAGGTAATCTTGAGGATGTAACGGCAGCAGTTTGTGCCGGTGTCAGAGTCGTACAGTACCGCGAGAAGGGATTAACAAATTCCATAAAACTGGATGAAGCGCGTAAACTGCAGAATATCTGCTCAGGGAAGTGTTTGTTTATTATCAACGACGATGTTGAACTAGCAGTTAAAATCGGTGCTGATGGTGTGCATGTGGGTCAAATGGATATGATTTACAGCGAAGTTAGGGTGTTGATGGGTAAAAACAAAGTTGTTGGTGTTACCGTTCATAATCTTGAGGAAGCTGTTGCTGCTGAACTTGCAGGTGCTGATTATCTGGGAGTATCTCCTGTGTTTCCTACAACCACAAAAGTTGATGCCGGGAAGCCGGGTGGGGTTGAACTCGTAAGATCTATCCGGCGGGTAGTTAAAGTTCCAATTGTTGCTATCGGCGGGATAAGTATTGGTAATGCCAGTGAAGTCATTGCTGCAGGTGCGGATGCGATATGCGCGATCTCGGCAGTGGTTGCTTCCAACGATGTTGCTGTGGAGATCATTAAGTTTCAAAGGTTGTTTAAATAA